A genome region from Cucurbita pepo subsp. pepo cultivar mu-cu-16 chromosome LG02, ASM280686v2, whole genome shotgun sequence includes the following:
- the LOC111787489 gene encoding Golgi SNAP receptor complex member 1-1-like isoform X1, with protein sequence MSISMEMPSSWDALRKQARKLEAQLDEQMNSFRKLVSTKVSTNVDAAENDVESGIERLLKQLQQVNSQMQAWVSSGGSEMVSHTLTRHQEILQDLTQEFYRLRSGLRAKQEHASLLDDFREFDRSRLELEDSPGSSEQALLKEHASVSRSTGQMDNVISQAQATLGALVFQRSTFGGINSKLSNVSSRLPSVNHILGAIKRKKSMDTIILSLVASVCTFLIFIYWLTK encoded by the exons ATGTCCATATCCATGGAGATGCCTAGCTCGTGGGATGCTCTTCGCAAACAG GCAAGGAAACTTGAAGCTCAGTTGGATGAGCAGATGAATTCTTTTCGAAAATTGGTTTCAACAAAAGTTTCTACAAATGTTGATGCTGCAGAAAATGATGTTGAATCTGGGATAGAACGTTTGTTAAAGCAGCTACAACAAGTGAATTCGCAGATGCAAGCTTGGGTCTCATCTGGTGGTTCTGAAATGGTTTCCCATACCTTAACTAGACATCAAGAAATTCTTCAAGATCTTACGCAG GAGTTTTATCGTCTTCGCTCCGGCCTCAGAGCCAAGCAAGAACATGCTTCACTTCTAGACGACTTCAGGGAGTTTGATCGTTCAAGACTCGAATTGGAAGATAGTCCGGGTTCTTCAGAACAAGCTCTTCTAAAGGAGCACGCATCTGTTAGCCGTAGCACAGGACAG ATGGATAATGTGATTTCACAAGCTCAAGCAACCCTAGGTGCACTTGTCTTCCAGCGATCGACCTTCGGTGGCATCAACTCAAAGCTCAGTAACGTTAGCAGTCGCCTTCCATCC GTAAATCATATTCTTGGAGcaataaagaggaaaaagtcAATGGACACAATCATACTCTCCCTTGTGGCGTCCGTATGCACATTTCTTATCTTTATCTACTGGTTGACCAAGTGA
- the LOC111787489 gene encoding Golgi SNAP receptor complex member 1-1-like isoform X2 — protein sequence MNSFRKLVSTKVSTNVDAAENDVESGIERLLKQLQQVNSQMQAWVSSGGSEMVSHTLTRHQEILQDLTQEFYRLRSGLRAKQEHASLLDDFREFDRSRLELEDSPGSSEQALLKEHASVSRSTGQMDNVISQAQATLGALVFQRSTFGGINSKLSNVSSRLPSVNHILGAIKRKKSMDTIILSLVASVCTFLIFIYWLTK from the exons ATGAATTCTTTTCGAAAATTGGTTTCAACAAAAGTTTCTACAAATGTTGATGCTGCAGAAAATGATGTTGAATCTGGGATAGAACGTTTGTTAAAGCAGCTACAACAAGTGAATTCGCAGATGCAAGCTTGGGTCTCATCTGGTGGTTCTGAAATGGTTTCCCATACCTTAACTAGACATCAAGAAATTCTTCAAGATCTTACGCAG GAGTTTTATCGTCTTCGCTCCGGCCTCAGAGCCAAGCAAGAACATGCTTCACTTCTAGACGACTTCAGGGAGTTTGATCGTTCAAGACTCGAATTGGAAGATAGTCCGGGTTCTTCAGAACAAGCTCTTCTAAAGGAGCACGCATCTGTTAGCCGTAGCACAGGACAG ATGGATAATGTGATTTCACAAGCTCAAGCAACCCTAGGTGCACTTGTCTTCCAGCGATCGACCTTCGGTGGCATCAACTCAAAGCTCAGTAACGTTAGCAGTCGCCTTCCATCC GTAAATCATATTCTTGGAGcaataaagaggaaaaagtcAATGGACACAATCATACTCTCCCTTGTGGCGTCCGTATGCACATTTCTTATCTTTATCTACTGGTTGACCAAGTGA
- the LOC111788573 gene encoding aquaporin NIP6-1 produces MDTEEVPSPVTPGTPGAPLFGGHKGNHHGSENGKRSLLKSCISFNVNDWGTEEGSLSKVSLARKVGAEFIGTLMLIFAGTATAIVNQKIQGTETLIGLAASTGMAVMVVILSTGHISGAHLNPGITIAFAALKHFPWKQVPVYIGAQIVASLCASFALKWIFDPFMGGGVTVPSCGYSQAFALEFIISFNLMFVITAVATDTRAVGELAGIAVGATVMLNVLIAGETTGASMNPVRTLGPAIAANNFRAIWIYLTAPILGTLCGAGIYTAIKLPDQDGDARLPSTARSFRR; encoded by the exons ATGGACACAGAGGAAGTTCCTTCGCCTGTGACGCCGGGGACGCCCGGAGCCCCACTGTTTGGAGGACACAAGGGGAATCACCATGGAAGTGAGAATGGTAAAAGGTCTCTTCTCAAGAGCTGCATCTCCTTCAATGTTAATGATTGGGGCACCGAAGAAGGAAGCTTATCTAAAGTCTCACTTGCAAGGAAG GTTGGAGCGGAGTTCATTGGCACTCTGATGCTCATCTTTGCTGGAACTGCCACTGCTATCGTGAACCAAAAGATACAAGGAACTGAAACGCTCATTGGCCTAGCAGCCTCCACAGGCATGGCAGTGATGGTTGTCATCTTATCGACCGGCCACATCTCCGGAGCCCATCTGAACCCAGGCATCACCATTGCTTTCGCTGCACTAAAGCACTTTCCATGGAAGCAG GTGCCGGTGTATATTGGAGCTCAAATAGTAGCTTCTCTATGTGCGTCATTTGCATTGAAATGGATATTTGATCCCTTTATGGGTGGAGGAGTGACTGTTCCTTCATGTGGATATTCTCAAGCTTTTGCTCTTGAGTTTATCATTAGCTTCAACCTCATGTTTGTCATTACCGCCGTTGCCACCGATACTCGGGCT gTGGGAGAGTTGGCGGGAATCGCGGTGGGAGCAACAGTCATGCTCAATGTCCTCATCGCCGG GGAAACGACTGGAGCTTCAATGAATCCAGTGAGAACACTGGGGCCAGCCATTGCTGCAAACAATTTTAGAGCCATATGGATTTACCTCACAGCTCCCATACTAGGGACATTATGTGGAGCTGGAATCTACACTGCAATTAAGTTGCCTGACCAAGATGGCGATGCACGCTTGCCTTCCACTGCAAGAAGCTTTCGAAGATGA
- the LOC111788574 gene encoding uncharacterized protein LOC111788574 has translation MDDDEDPWFAPDKLYHFLLCFTLTVFFAALATLTRYPFIRRHSIMIGSVLSLFAGAAKEVADELGFFKSAGASTRDAVADLVGVLIASFFLHALRFSIRRGGGKEASPNRDILMV, from the coding sequence ATGGACGACGACGAAGATCCATGGTTTGCTCCCGACAAGCTCTACCACTTCCTTCTCTGCTTCACTCTCACCGTCTTCTTCGCTGCATTGGCCACACTGACACGGTATCCATTCATCCGCCGCCATTCAATTATGATTGGATCCGTTCTTTCTCTTTTCGCCGGAGCCGCCAAAGAGGTCGCCGACGAACTCGGCTTCTTCAAGTCAGCCGGAGCGTCTACCAGGGATGCTGTTGCTGATCTCGTCGGCGTTTTGATcgcttctttttttcttcacgcTCTCAGATTCTCGATCCGCAGGGGTGGCGGCAAAGAAGCTAGCCCTAATCGAGACATTTTAATGGTCTAA